The following are encoded together in the Anopheles nili chromosome 3, idAnoNiliSN_F5_01, whole genome shotgun sequence genome:
- the LOC128725695 gene encoding uncharacterized protein LOC128725695 — protein MIDNSAAEEEISGVLHGWGYTMNATDYMSSMNNQRRAAHGPGSTRFTVMGRGRGCVDVSRSGLEEIRFAARLNQLEAHNSPMGHLSTTAETLSRNVGPEITATMRSFGICGADEQIGSTRRTVLEQQQDIHIDGNVPVILNGELFHTKYRSVDESENEDQPPTPLVPYDPSLPLEEQFSTIPEFQPQLTATEKSFATIPDETSHLTKAKPAKNKKKQKWTKMPLDIVINTPKPRGRYDIEPEVGRPPVAGNSNYGPRILYGANGTKNLS, from the coding sequence ATGATTGATAACAGTGCAGCTGAAGAGGAGATCAGCGGAGTTTTACATGGTTGGGGCTATACGATGAATGCAACTGATTATATGAGTTCCATGAATAACCAGCGCCGGGCTGCGCATGGTCCGGGATCTACGCGCTTCACGGTTATGGGTCGTGGTCGTGGTTGCGTGGATGTTTCGCGTAGCGGACTAGAAGAAATCCGATTTGCCGCCCGTCTTAACCAACTGGAAGCTCATAATTCCCCAATGGGACACCTGTCCACTACGGCAGAGACCCTTTCAAGGAACGTCGGGCCAGAAATAACAGCGACGATGCGATCATTCGGAATTTGTGGCGCAGACGAACAAATAGGTAGCACTCGTCGGACGGTGCTTGAACAGCAGCAAGACATCCACATAGATGGAAACGTGCCGGTCATACTGAACGGGGAGCTTTTCCACACGAAATATCGTTCAGTTGacgaaagtgaaaacgaaGATCAACCTCCTACGCCCTTGGTGCCATACGATCCGTCGTTGCCGTTAGAGGAGCAGTTTTCTACGATCCCAGAATTCCAGCCTCAACTAACGGCTACCGAAAAAAGTTTCGCTACAATCCCGGATGAAACAAGCCACcttacaaaagcaaaacccgccaaaaataagaaaaaacaaaaatggaccAAAATGCCGTTGGACATTGTTATAAACACACCAAAACCACGAGGGCGGTACGATATCGAACCAGAGGTCGGGCGGCCTCCGGTTGCCGGAAATAGTAATTATGGTCCTCGGATCTTGTATGGTGCGAACGGGACAAAGAATCTTTCTTAG
- the LOC128723731 gene encoding uncharacterized protein LOC128723731, protein MTEMERKATIIVGYQLRVLLLAVTFAAAIQIDNRLVQPQHDCFERIALGAMLPFEKTFRNSDTNSLKICETLCLNDKECQTFAFGISGRGNGTCQLSANTIDATKSRPVGTIFDPDFDLYARKYNCFLDGPTNPPPKPGGLGIFPNGELQPGGGPQRQPPPQLPPTAQQPPSGGAFPPPNLIERPGPPVFGPPVSSTGIDSPTTANGGFVDNSRPTSEYGTTAPGTTYGQTNGETFPETTAPAEEFYSTKDTSRPGQTGGSPYLPTSTAAGPQYTLGSGERLPPSQPGATMPDREAPTKYPTDFRPTYGAGGGAPAGGPSRPGGTYPYQFPMLYETHYPLPNDKNGYPEIYAQNVPTLDNNYLRPEYGGTSFGRPSGPSGSTPPVGPPEYGGVHRPGSGSGSSSGYGGANNPTQHRPSSPSSSGYGGQAVRPSSSGTGSGPSGYGIVRPAPAPPIAQPGPSSGSGYNVHEDKLELHPTSSSKRPCYRRVLAGKRVAPQWVRRTLICERVEDCQRECGDERRFSCEGFNYRLDPTGRGQGDCELIDQPLSQIDLYSSPHQRDSNLMRDPDYDYYERDRSATANCRPSCKDCMLKPYRPGPLEFVRPTTYRPHHPESYKPYPSEPLPYEEEHHRYKPVITAIDKYRPPMYASRPEFERYSPSSSYYPAPPVDSYRPVVSYKPSYGAEIDRYGTLDQGFFKPYEPRPEYPRPLSHHEDVRPPVVHRPRHPYEDRDSPPPTSSATSGGSQYGGKPSTFIPYLIGQNIHKNGGVYGGSYGPSFNTDSYKSISDYWGLRNEIKRYDSPSFNYFELRNDHPFDDNNVWSYGGSRYGYEEDHHSQHHHPIQPYGDGPRVSFGQQWIRRPSHEECSVKSSEGFRLHKGIVKYALNTPTVVECERMCYSESRFRCLTFSYRYSAVSRENCLLCDRPFNLLDFYADLEPDRDYDIYSMSDDTKICHPEPNHPRRDYNAQCFIRVIDSARFFKSIVRDSLTVRSIGECELECIKATKFTCRAFTYSFGPNSINAVIDNCQLSDWPVRDMDKDRHLVPDESFDVFERASYGQGCEIQPIIDDKHNKKFCYLGYGSPAKLLSSAIKKVTSVNTELDCKNECVRLREGTHFKCLSFSFGSQASTYNCEMSDLDQSELKLGVHYAHTTDRDFWLFAWNPFDYTCRDKITTISGGTRMNHDRRIDIFREPGDGSWRQYTVSGKPCRQGTKCERNNITGFYSCEIEGGEIGSWDYCCKAEHPCGYSRGFDYPWCFVGDAPDQWRKCSDKYFPAKQHDSRYQNKNKKGEVYQPPPKPGGLRHLDGVTAPAELWPVTYLYEKGPPNATEISNSVIDCKKDKC, encoded by the exons ATGacggaaatggaaaggaaagcgaCGATCATCGTCGGCTATCAGCTGCGAGTGTTGCTGCTAGCGGTGACTTTCGCCGCTGCAATCCAGATCGATAATCGGCTCGTGCAGCCGCAACATG ATTGCTTCGAACGAATAGCACTAGGCGCGATGCTACCGTTCGAGAAGACGTTCCGGAATTCGGACACGAACTCGTTGAAGATCTGCGAAACGCTCTGCCTGAACGACAAGGAGTGTCAAACGTTCGCTTTCGG CATTTCCGGCCGGGGCAACGGTACGTGTCAGTTGTCGGCAAACACAATCGATGCCACCAAATCACGCCCGGTAGGAACGATCTTCGATCCCGACTTTGATCTGTACGCACGCAAGTACAACTGTTTTTTAGATGGACCCACAAACCCGCCACCCAAACCGGGAG GCCTGGGTATCTTCCCGAATGGTGAGCTACAACCCGGTGGTGGTCCTCAACGGCAGCCTCCACCTCAACTCCCACCAACGGCACAACAACCCCCAagtggtggcgcttttcctccACCGAACCTTATCGAACGTCCTGGTCCACCCGTCTTCGGTCCACCGGTGTCTTCCACAGGCATTGATTCCCCAACAACGGCGAATGGTGGCTTTGTGGACAATTCGCGTCCCACCAGTGAATACGGAACGACAGCCCCGGGCACGACGTACGGCCAGACGAACGGAGAAACGTTCCCGGAAACGACGGCCCCAGCTGAGGAGTTCTACAGCACTAAGGATACCTCACGACCGGGCCAAACCGGTGGAAGTCCTTACCTCCCGACGAGCACAGCCGCTGGTCCTCAGTACACTCTGGGCTCCGGAGAACGACTGCCACCTTCTCAGCCGGGTGCGACTATGCCAGATCGTGAAGCACCCACGAAATATCCGACGGACTTCCGACCAACGTATGGagctggtggaggcgccccAGCTGGAGGTCCTTCGAGACCGGGCGGTACTTACCCGTATCAATTCCCGATGTTGTATGAGACGCACTACCCACTGCCGAATGACAAGAACGGATATCCCGAGATCTATGCCCAGAACGTACCCACGCTAGACAACAACTACCTCCGGCCGGAATACGGTGGAACAAGCTTTGGTAGACCTTCAGGACCTTCGGGGAGCACTCCACCAGTAGGACCTCCAGAGTATGGTGGAGTTCATCGGCCAGGATCTGGTTCGGGTTCCTCGAGCGGATATGGAGGCGCTAACAACCCAACTCAACATCGTCCGTCATCTCCGAGCTCAAGCGGATACGGTGGCCAAGCTGTACGTCCGTCGTCATCCGGGACAGGATCAGGTCCTTCAGGTTACGGCATCGTTCGTCCTGCACCGGCTCCACCCATCGCCCAGCCTGGACCGTCCTCTGGATCAGGCTACAACGTCCATGAGGACAAGCTCGAGCTGCACCCGACGTCATCTTCCAAACGCC CTTGCTACCGTCGGGTGTTGGCCGGAAAGCGTGTCGCCCCACAGTGGGTCCGCAGAACGCTTATCTGCGAGCGCGTTGAAGACTGCCAACGAGAGTGCGGCGATGAAAGGCGATTCTCCTGTGAAGGTTTCAACTATCG GTTGGACCCCACGGGACGTGGACAGGGTGACTGTGAGCTGATCGATCAGCCACTCTCGCAGATCGATCTCTATTCTAGCCCACATCAGCGTGACTCGAACCTGATGCGTGATCCCGACTACGACTACTACGAACGCGATCGCAGCGCTACGGCCAACTGTCGGCCAAGCTGCAAAGATTGCATGCTGAAGCCTTACCGGCCTGGACCGTTGGAGTTTGTTCGACCCACCACGTACCGGCCACATCATCCCGAGAGCTACAAGCCTTATCCATCGGAACCACTACCTTACGAAGAGGAACACCATCGGTACAAACCAGTGATCACTGCGATCGATAAGTACCGACCACCGATGTACGCCAGCCGACCAGAGTTTGAACGTTACAGTCCATCATCCAGCTACTATCCTGCACCTCCAGTGGACTCGTACCGGCCAGTCGTGTCGTACAAACCATCGTACGGCGCCGAAATCGATCGCTACGGTACGCTCGATCAAGGATTCTTCAAACCGTACGAACCCCGACCAGAATACCCACGACCACTTTCCCACCACGAGGACGTGCGTCCACCGGTAGTACATCGTCCTCGACATCCGTACGAGGATCGTgactcaccaccaccaacgtcTTCCGCGACAAGCGGTGGTTCACAGTACGGTGGAAAACCAAGCACTTTCATCCCGTACCTGATCGGACAGAACATCCACAAGAACGGTGGCGTTTATGGCGGGTCGTATGGACCGTCGTTTAACACCGATTCGTACAAGTCGATCTCTGATTACTGGGGGTTGCGGAACGAGATCAAGCGCTACGATAGCCCATCGTTCAACTACTTCGAGCTGCGTAACGATCATCCCTTCGATGACAACAACGTGTGGAGCTATGGAGGTAGTCGATACGGCTATGAGGAGGATCATCACTCGCAGCATCACCATCCCATCCAGCCTTATGGAGATGGTCCACGTGTGAGCTTTGGGCAGCAATGGATTCGCCGGCCAAGCCATGAGGAATGTTCGGTGAAGTCAAGTGAAGGCTTCCGGTTGCATAAGGGCATTGTGAAGTACGCCCTCAACACACCCACCGTGGTGGAGTGTGAAAGGATGTGCTATTCGGAGTCGCGATTCCGTTGTCTGACATTCAGCTACCGGTACTCGGCGGTGTCACGAGAGAACTGCCTCTTGTGTGATCGACCGTTTAATCTGCTCGATTTCTACGCAGATCTCGAGCCAGATCGAGACTATGATATCTACTCGATGAGCGATGATACGAAGATCTGCCACCCGGAGCCGAACCACCCGAGAAGGGATTACAATGCGC AGTGCTTCATACGCGTGATAGACTCGGCGCGGTTCTTCAAGTCGATCGTGCGAGACTCCCTGacggtgcgatcgatcggagaATGCGAGCTGGAGTGCATCAAGGCAACGAAGTTCACGTGCCGTGCGTTCACGTACAGCTTCGGGCCAAACAGCATCAACGCGGTGATCGACAACTGCCAACTGTCGGATTGGCCGGTTCGGGATATGGACAAGGATCGACATCTGGTGCCAGATGAGAGCTTCGACGTGTTCGAGCGAGCCAGCTATGGGCAGGGATGTGAGATCCAGCCCATTATCGACGACAAGCACAACAAGAAGT TCTGCTACCTCGGTTACGGATCTCCAGCCAAGTTGCTCTCGTCGGCGATCAAGAAGGTCACCTCAGTGAACACGGAACTGGATTGCAAGAACGAGTGCGTTCGATTGCGTGAGGGGACCCACTTCAAGTGTCTGTCGTTTAGCTTTGG CTCTCAGGCGTCGACGTACAACTGCGAGATGTCGGATTTGGACCAGAGTGAGCTGAAGCTGGGCGTGCACTACGCACACACGACCGATCGCGATTTCTGGCTGTTCGCATGGAACCCGTTCGACTACACGTGCAGGGATAAGATCACGACGATCAGCGGTGGAACGCGGATGAACCACGACCGCCGGATAGACATCTTCCGTGAACCGG GTGATGGAAGTTGGCGTCAGTATACCGTCTCGGGCAAACCCTGCCGCCAAGGTACCAAGTGCGAGCGGAACAATATCACAGGGTTTTACTCCTGCGAGATAGAGGGTGGTGAGATTGGTTCATGGGATTATTGCTGTAAGGCCGAGCACCCTTGTGGCTACTCGCGAGGGTTCGACTATCCATG GTGCTTCGTGGGTGATGCCCCAGATCAGTGGCGCAAGTGCAGCGATAAGTACTTCCCCGCGAAACAGCACGATTCGCGTTATcaaaacaagaataaaaaGGGTGAAGTCTATcagccaccaccgaagccTGGAGGACTGAGGCATCTGGACGGTGTGACGGCCCCGGCTGAGCTCTGGCCcgtcacctatctgtacgagAAGGGGCCACCGAACGCGACCGAGATCAGCAACAGCGTGATCGACTGCAAGAAGGATAAGTGCTGA
- the LOC128727168 gene encoding rab3 GTPase-activating protein catalytic subunit-like, whose translation MMNEEVDDTEFFQQDFTTASDWELFNARLEEIFHEWKLSFGQSAFRKLQHHELATCRWNKARETIKFADVELHVVHYRAVLEETELEGAEAPDSTSGCQTFVDLMAIENDYCVAYGQRDGGDGYVDEDQKVHPLAQWYGLREFVIVSPAKKSIANESQIRILMSSVHIAVSESSCDVPVFVQAMDKVQHVYLGVCESGAVRMSFDIVHLHLTPPTCKYMSGLLEVFKGKIGVPYVDPVAVSVRFTYSLTRFLSGSFLSDKIIPFDENFLYDTTSGSVVSLPFGVAIDPVAELIVHCTWPQVADNVVVDSQTYSDFDPLTAPLWSLRAQFEDTPACYLADCLQEYLQIVDSSRALTEYFSELAFGATTPIAGANPLDLLTESKIPRISSVLPGRMGTAQKPSKLEGPLSDDQLKDMLYYLFPDAQQEPRWPYPPSATKPAEFDPHRVKSANPDSLVHRLAGLLALCNAYFGGKRGVAQLWAEFAQEMRYRVERCIPVPG comes from the coding sequence ATGATGAACGAGGAAGTCGACGATACCGAGTTTTTCCAGCAGGACTTCACCACCGCGTCGGACTGGGAGTTGTTCAACGCGCGTCTCGAGGAGATCTTTCACGAATGGAAGCTATCGTTCGGGCAGAGTGCATTCCGGAAGTTACAGCACCACGAGTTAGCGACTTGCCGATGGAACAAGGCACGGGAAACGATCAAATTCGCCGACGTTGAGCTGCACGTCGTGCACTACCGTGCGGTGTTGGAAGAGACCGAGCTAGAGGGTGCTGAAGCGCCTGATTCCACTTCCGGGTGCCAAACGTTCGTGGATTTAATGGCGATTGAAAATGACTACTGTGTCGCGTACGGTCAGCGAGATGGTGGAGATGGCTACGTCGACGAGGATCAAAAAGTACATCCGCTTGCGCAGTGGTACGGCTTGCGGGAGTTCGTAATCGTGTCACCGGCAAAGAAGTCGATCGCGAACGAGAGCCAGATCCGCATCTTGATGAGCTCGGTTCACATTGCTGTCTCGGAGAGCAGCTGCGACGTTCCGGTGTTTGTGCAAGCCATGGACAAAGTGCAGCACGTGTATCTGGGCGTGTGTGAATCCGGCGCCGTACGGATGTCGTTCGATATCGTGCACTTGCACCTAACGCCACCGACCTGCAAGTACATGTCAGGGCTGCTCGAGGTATTCAAAGGCAAAATAGGTGTACCGTACGTGGATCCTGTGGCCGTGTCGGTTCGCTTTACCTACTCATTGACGCGGTTTCTTTCGGGGAGCTTCTTAAGCGATAAAATCATTCCCTTCGACGAGAACTTCCTGTACGACACCACCAGTGGCAGTGTCGTATCGCTGCCGTTTGGTGTCGCGATCGATCCAGTTGCTGAGCTGATCGTACACTGCACATGGCCACAGGTCGCAGACAACGTGGTCGTTGACTCGCAAACTTATTCCGACTTTGATCCGCTCACGGCACCGCTCTGGAGTTTGCGAGCACAGTTCGAAGACACACCCGCCTGCTATCTGGCCGACTGTCTGCAGGAATACCTCCAAATCGTCGACTCATCGCGCGCTCTGACCGAGTACTTTAGTGAGCTTGCGTTTGGTGCGACAACTCCCATCGCAGGTGCCAACCCGCTGGATCTGCTCACGGAGTCGAAAATTCCACGCATCTCTTCCGTGTTGCCTGGCCGCATGGGCACAGCCCAGAAGCCATCCAAACTCGAAGGTCCACTGAGTGACGACCAGCTGAAGGACATGCTGTACTACCTGTTCCCGGACGCGCAGCAAGAGCCACGCTGGCCATATCCACCGTCTGCGACCAAGCCAGCCGAGTTTGATCCACATCGGGTTAAGTCGGCCAATCCGGACTCGCTGGTGCATCGGCTGGCAGGACTACTTGCGCTTTGCAACGCGTacttcggtggaaagcgagGCGTCGCGCAGCTATGGGCCGAATTTGCGCAGGAAATGCGGTATCGCGTCGAACGCTGCATTCCAGTACCGGGGTAA
- the LOC128723549 gene encoding endonuclease G, mitochondrial yields MNSKNVMSRLLVLSSVGLGGYLTGSYIERRKLAPMSGYVNTGKTKELFCSKPALPIFGTVSAATPVPAVSPTSAPVNVSRVGQIMKYGFPGMDNIRSFDDYVLSYDRRTRVAHWVFEHLTPDTVKHNDGVDRAKCDFKPDESVHPFFRSLNTDYKGSGFDRGHLAAAGNHRIQQKHCDQTFFLSNMAPQVGVGFNRDKWNHLERYVRKLTKQYPNVYCCTGPLYLPHREGDGKLYVKYQVIGTNNVAVPTHFFKVLVMETTDGRLEMESYVLPNQKIDDGTPLTMFQVPPETIERAAGLLFFDNVARNKLSKINGKKP; encoded by the exons ATGAACTCTAAGAACGTGATGTCTCGGTTGTTGGTACTTTCGTCCGTTGGTCTTGGTGGTTACTTGACTGGTTCGTACATCGAACGGCGGAAACTGGCGCCGATGAGTGGTTATGTAAACACCGGCAAAACGAAGGAACTGTTCTGTTCTAAACCGGCGCTTCCCATCTTTGGAACGGTGTCAGCTGCGACTCCTGTCCCTGCAGTTAGTCCAACATCTGCGCCGGTTAACGTTAGCCGTGTCGGTCAGATTATGAAATATGGATTTCCCGGCATGGATAACATTCGGTCATTCGATGACTATGTGCTCTCATACGATCGGAGAACACGTGTTGCACACTGGGTTTTTGAACATCTTACGCCAGATACAGTGAAACACAACGATGGTGTTGACCGTGCGAAATGTGATTTCAAGCCAGACGAAAGTGTTCATCCGTTCTTCCGCTCGCTAAATACCGACTACAAGGGATccggtttcgatcgaggaCATTTGGCAGCAGCTGGAAACCATCGCATACAGCAGAAGCACTGCGATCAGACATTTTTCCTGTCCAACATGGCCCCGCAG GTCGGGGTTGGATTTAACAGAGACAAATGGAACCATCTGGAGCGATATGTTCGAAAGTTAACTAAACAGTACCCAAACGTGTACTGTTGCACGGGACCCTTGTATTTACCACACCGTGAAGGCGATGGCAAGCTGTACGTGAAGTATCAGGTGATCGGAACCAACAATGTTGCTGTGCCCACGCATTTCTTCAAAGTGCTAGTCATGGAAACGACCGACGGTCGTTTGGAGATGGAATCCTACGTGTTGCCGAATCAAAAAATTGATGATGGCACACCGTTGACCATGTTTCAGGTACCACCGGAAACCATAGAACGTGCAGCCGGTCTGCTGTTTTTCGACAACGTAGCCAGGAATAAACTGTCGAAGATAAACGGAAAAAAACCGTAA